The following coding sequences lie in one Chelmon rostratus isolate fCheRos1 chromosome 2, fCheRos1.pri, whole genome shotgun sequence genomic window:
- the LOC121617869 gene encoding sodium-coupled neutral amino acid transporter 3-like, protein MEAGQSEMNILSNGKSHDLGDDVGVPMKTLLEEDQNGTQTVRFEDPDAGQENEEFLPSADGKKPIRFTDFEGKTSFGMSVFNLGNAIMGSGILGLAYAMANTGILLFLFLLTAVAALSSYSIHLLLKSSGIVGIRAYEQLGYRAFGTPGKMAAGIAITLQNIGAMSSYLYIVKSELPLVIQAFLNADPNSDLWYLNGNYLVIMVSASIILPLALMKQLGYLGYTSGFSLSCMVFFLSAVIYKKFQITCPFEEFSANGTAAHLSLNSSSHGHEYSNGLVHEDDDSHCSTRLFTINSQTAYTIPILAFAFVCHPEVLPIYTELRNPTKKRMQQVSNISIFVMYTMYFLAALFGYLTFKDNVEPELLHTYSRIDPYDTLILCVRVAVLTAVTLTVPIVLFPVRRAIQQMLFPTKSFNWLRHIAIALILLTLINMLVIFAPNILGIFGIIGATSAPCLIFIFPAVFYIRIVPKDDEPMTSTPKILAACFAALGVSFMVMSLSFIIIDWTTGGGHAAGGH, encoded by the exons ATGGAAGCCGGTCAGTCAGAGATGAACATCTTATCCAACGGGAAGAGTCACGACCTCGGAGATGACGTGGGTGTGCCAATGAAGACGTTGCTGGAGGAGGATCA AAATGGCACTCAAACAGTCAG ATTTGAGGATCCTGATGCAGGACAGGAGAATGAGGAATTTCTGCCCAGTGCAGATGGAAAGAAACCTATTCGCTTCACAGAT TTTGAAGGAAAGACCTCTTTTGGCATGTCGGTCTTCAACCTGGGCAATGCTATTATGGGCAGTGGAATCCTGGGATTGGCTTATGCCATGGCCAACACTGGCATACTCCTCTTCTT GTTTCTTCTGACTGCAGTCGCAGCCTTGTCATCTTACTCCATTCATCTGCTGCTCAAATCCTCTGGCATTGTGG GAATCCGAGCTTATGAGCAGCTGGGGTACAGGGCCTTCGGCACTCCCGGAAAAATGGCCGCCGGTATCGCCATCACCCTGCAGAACATTGGAG CTATGTCCAGCTACCTGTACATTGTGAAATCCGAGTTACCGCTGGTCATCCAGGCCTTCCTGAACGCAGATCCCAACTCTGA TCTGTGGTACTTGAATGGAAACTACCTGGTCATCATGGTCTCTGCCAGCATCATCCTGCCCCTGGCTTTAATGAAGCAGCTCG GTTACCTCGGCTACACCAGTGGATTTTCTCTCAGCTGCATGGTGTTTTTCCTCAGCGCT gttaTCTACAAGAAGTTCCAGATTACCTGCCCATTCGAGGAGTTCTCGGCCAACGGTACTGCCGCTCACCTCAGCCTGAACTCTTCAAGCCACGGCCACGAGTACAGCAATGGCTTGGTTCACGAGGATGACGACTCCCACTGCTCCACGCGCCTGTTCACCATCAACTCACAG ACTGCATACACCATTCCCATCTTGGCTTTCGCCTTTGTTTGCCACCCCGAGGTCCTCCCCATCTACACCGAGCTCCGCAA TCCAACGAAGAAGAGGATGCAGCAGGTGTCCAACATCTCCATCTTCGTCATGTACACCATGTACTTTCTGGCTGCTCTCTTTGGCTACCTGACCTTTAAAG ACAATGTGGAGCCTGAACTGCTGCACACTTACAGCCGGATCGACCCTTACGACACTTTGATCCTGTGCGTGCGAGTGGCTGTCCTGACAGCTGTGACGCTGACTGTCCCCATTGTGTTGTTCCCT GTACGCAGGGCCATCCAGCAGATGTTGTTCCCCACCAAGTCTTTCAACTGGTTGCGTCACATTGCCATCGCTCTCATTTTGCTCACTCTCATCAACATGCTGGTGATATTTGCTCCTAACATTCTGGGCATCTTCGGCATCATTG GTGCCACGTCAGCTCCCtgcctcatcttcatcttcccCGCTGTCTTTTACATCCGCATCGTTCCCAAAGACGACGAACCCATGACCTCCACTCCTAAGATACTG GCTGCCTGTTTCGCCGCTTTGGGCGTCTCCTTCATGGTGATGAGCCTGAGCTTCATAATCATCGACTGGACAACAGGGGGCGGCCATGCTGCAGGAGGCCACTAG